In Paraburkholderia sp. PGU19, a single window of DNA contains:
- the gabT gene encoding 4-aminobutyrate--2-oxoglutarate transaminase — protein sequence MNKSLEKAQSAAALRQTYVARGVATAHPVVATRAAGAYLWDESGRKFLDFVGGIGVLNVGHNHPAVVAAVQQQLESFSHVCFQVVSYEPYLRLAARLSELVAPGQGYKSVFLTTGAEAVENAIKIARGYTNRPGVIAFRGGFHGRTLLGMSLTGMSAPYKQNFGPFAPDVYHAPYPNAYHGISSDDALKALETIFSTQIQPDRVAAIILEPVQGDGGFLAAPAEFMRALRELTTKHGIVLICDEIQTGFGRTGTMFGFQHSGIQPDLVTVAKSLAGGLPISGVVGRAEIVDAPTPGGLGGTYGGNPLACAAANAVLDIFEQEDLLERSVEIGEQLRVGLEELKSSHPEMGEIRQTGAMVAVEFVSDAQAKTPDSALTQRVLDTAREEGLLIIKCGVERNVVRFLSPLTVSDQDVADALGMFGRALAVARTAA from the coding sequence ATGAACAAGAGTCTCGAAAAAGCTCAGAGCGCCGCCGCGCTTCGCCAAACCTACGTTGCCCGCGGCGTTGCGACGGCACACCCGGTCGTTGCAACGCGTGCCGCAGGTGCTTATCTCTGGGACGAGAGCGGGCGTAAATTCCTCGATTTCGTTGGTGGTATCGGCGTTCTGAACGTTGGTCATAACCACCCGGCCGTCGTCGCAGCCGTGCAGCAACAGCTCGAATCGTTCTCGCATGTGTGCTTTCAGGTTGTGAGCTACGAGCCGTACCTGCGCCTGGCAGCACGCCTGTCCGAACTGGTGGCGCCGGGGCAAGGCTATAAATCGGTCTTCCTGACCACGGGTGCAGAAGCCGTCGAAAACGCAATCAAGATTGCTCGCGGCTATACGAATCGCCCCGGCGTCATTGCTTTTCGCGGTGGTTTCCATGGCCGCACGCTGCTCGGGATGTCGCTCACCGGTATGAGCGCCCCCTACAAGCAGAACTTCGGACCGTTCGCGCCCGATGTCTATCACGCACCGTATCCGAACGCATATCACGGCATCTCGTCAGACGACGCCTTGAAGGCTCTCGAGACGATTTTCAGCACGCAGATCCAACCGGACCGTGTCGCTGCGATTATTCTCGAGCCGGTCCAGGGCGACGGCGGCTTCCTCGCAGCGCCGGCCGAATTTATGCGGGCTCTGCGCGAACTCACGACGAAGCACGGAATCGTTTTGATTTGCGATGAAATCCAGACGGGCTTCGGCCGCACCGGCACGATGTTCGGATTCCAGCACTCGGGCATTCAGCCTGACCTCGTGACGGTGGCCAAAAGCCTCGCAGGTGGCTTGCCCATCTCTGGCGTCGTCGGCCGGGCTGAAATTGTCGATGCGCCGACTCCCGGCGGATTGGGTGGAACCTATGGTGGTAACCCGTTGGCGTGTGCGGCCGCGAATGCAGTGCTCGACATCTTCGAACAAGAAGACTTGCTGGAGCGCAGTGTCGAAATTGGCGAGCAACTCCGTGTCGGCCTCGAGGAGCTCAAGTCCTCGCATCCGGAGATGGGCGAAATCCGTCAGACGGGCGCGATGGTGGCTGTAGAGTTCGTCTCCGACGCTCAGGCCAAGACGCCGGACAGCGCGCTGACTCAGCGAGTGCTCGATACGGCACGCGAAGAAGGCCTGTTGATTATCAAGTGCGGTGTCGAGCGTAACGTCGTGCGCTTTCTTTCGCCGCTGACCGTGTCCGACCAGGACGTAGCCGACGCACTCGGTATGTTTGGACGTGCGCTGGCCGTGGCCAGGACCGCAGCATAA
- a CDS encoding PucR family transcriptional regulator: protein MAKLFAAMKLDTAIRETVLREAEVVAGEENLQREITWVHMVDHPDIVNWVKAGELLLTTGYNWPNDAETSRRLVRELSEVGLAGVVLAVPRFREHFPDEAVEEARSVGLPLLELPWEIQFSQVTHEILAKIINFQAEIIERSEQLHRALTNAAVTANSLSDIADTLRKLVGREVTFTNVSGELLGTSAANSDSQSLEDQFVASLSQSPIDSSGAQRPTRVKFQPGDDTLYRLRLSVRLHDTLVAVIWLDLDGSEVDEVDARAMEHASVVAALHLMHQRQLTQQEDRLGYALVAGLLDGEFSATPSALERARVCGWSQTNQYQICLVLLDEPIPLTTEGLNRRERWVESLKHQLRATGQPELLAIWLNQIKFILPAEASPESLWEAVNDQRAAMAISRVHSGIDGMATGSKDVDALLPTLRAGRLHRFDEILFPRALLGDANARDVLIERLVTPLVSRPRGESLLDTLCTLADEGFQLANAARLLGIHISTMRYRLERIEEILKVTLEDPKIRFQLQVAIALYRLRED, encoded by the coding sequence GTGGCGAAACTATTCGCCGCCATGAAGCTTGACACCGCCATCCGTGAGACCGTCCTACGTGAAGCCGAAGTCGTTGCCGGAGAGGAGAATCTCCAGCGCGAAATTACCTGGGTTCACATGGTTGACCACCCAGACATCGTCAATTGGGTGAAAGCTGGCGAGTTGCTGCTAACAACCGGGTACAACTGGCCAAACGACGCAGAGACTTCACGACGACTGGTGCGTGAACTAAGCGAGGTCGGCCTCGCTGGCGTTGTTCTCGCAGTCCCTCGTTTTCGAGAACACTTCCCAGACGAGGCTGTCGAAGAAGCTCGTAGCGTAGGCCTTCCTCTGCTCGAATTGCCGTGGGAGATACAGTTCAGTCAAGTCACCCACGAAATTCTCGCGAAGATAATCAACTTTCAAGCTGAGATTATCGAGCGCTCCGAGCAACTGCATCGGGCGCTGACCAACGCGGCGGTGACCGCCAACAGTTTGAGCGACATCGCAGACACGCTGCGAAAACTCGTTGGTCGCGAGGTCACATTCACGAACGTCTCGGGTGAGTTGCTTGGAACGTCCGCGGCAAACTCCGATTCGCAGTCCCTCGAAGACCAATTCGTCGCCTCTCTCTCGCAATCGCCCATCGACTCGAGTGGCGCACAAAGGCCGACCCGCGTGAAGTTCCAGCCTGGCGACGATACCTTGTATCGGCTTCGGCTCTCAGTTCGCCTCCACGACACACTTGTCGCGGTGATTTGGCTCGACCTGGACGGCTCGGAAGTGGACGAGGTGGATGCACGCGCGATGGAACATGCGAGCGTCGTAGCCGCTCTTCATCTCATGCACCAGCGGCAGCTCACGCAACAGGAGGACCGCTTGGGCTACGCGCTCGTCGCGGGTCTGCTGGACGGCGAGTTCTCAGCGACGCCCAGCGCGTTGGAGCGCGCGCGAGTATGCGGCTGGAGCCAGACCAATCAGTATCAAATCTGTCTTGTGCTTCTAGATGAGCCCATCCCGCTCACCACGGAAGGACTGAATCGCCGCGAACGATGGGTCGAATCGCTGAAACACCAACTACGCGCAACAGGTCAGCCGGAGCTGCTCGCAATCTGGCTGAACCAGATTAAGTTCATCCTTCCGGCAGAGGCTTCGCCAGAGTCATTGTGGGAGGCAGTTAACGACCAGCGTGCAGCCATGGCAATCAGCCGCGTCCACTCCGGAATCGACGGCATGGCGACCGGCTCGAAAGACGTTGACGCCTTACTTCCCACGCTGCGCGCTGGAAGACTGCATCGATTCGACGAGATTCTTTTTCCTCGCGCGCTCCTTGGTGACGCAAATGCGCGGGACGTGCTCATCGAACGGCTTGTTACACCTCTGGTCTCGCGGCCGCGCGGCGAATCTCTGCTCGATACGCTCTGCACGCTCGCCGACGAGGGCTTCCAACTGGCCAACGCCGCCCGTTTACTCGGCATCCATATCAGCACGATGAGATACCGCCTCGAGCGAATTGAAGAGATTCTCAAAGTCACGCTGGAAGACCCGAAGATTCGTTTCCAGCTTCAGGTCGCGAT
- a CDS encoding MFS transporter, which produces MNTVNLAAEYQDERTARRRAIVATVLGNGFEWFDFMVYGFFAITIAKLFFPTGNDLTSLMLSVATFGVGFLVRPFGGILIGIYSDRAGRKAALSLTILLMCAGTAIIGLAPTYSQIGLAAPCLIVLARLLQGFSAGGEMGTATAFLTEHAPKGKKAYYSSWIQTSIGFAVLLGACFGTGITLGLSTADMESWGWRIPFLSGLLIGPIGFFIRRNLDETPVFLDAEKSKTPLSDVLRDYPWQAFASFAMVVLWTVCIYVILFYMPTFSVKVLKLPQSASFIAAMVGGSVITVCSPFTGWYSDKVGRKWLLGGASAAMLVLAWPLFALIVKSPSVATLCVFQAVFGVLIAIYTGPILAALSETFPTKVLSTGLSVAYNLAVMTFGGFASLILTWLISTTGTPMAPAIYVIFAAAFSLLGVLFGYRQPNEV; this is translated from the coding sequence ATGAACACGGTGAATCTGGCAGCAGAGTATCAGGACGAGCGGACGGCACGACGGCGCGCCATCGTTGCGACCGTTCTAGGGAACGGTTTCGAATGGTTCGACTTCATGGTGTACGGCTTTTTTGCCATCACCATCGCCAAGCTGTTTTTTCCGACCGGTAACGACCTCACCTCGCTGATGCTTTCGGTAGCGACGTTTGGCGTGGGTTTTCTTGTGCGCCCATTCGGCGGGATTCTCATCGGTATCTATTCCGACCGCGCGGGCCGTAAAGCGGCATTGTCGTTGACCATCCTTCTGATGTGCGCGGGCACGGCAATCATCGGGCTGGCTCCGACCTATTCGCAGATCGGTTTGGCCGCACCTTGCCTGATTGTCCTTGCGCGTCTCCTGCAAGGCTTCTCTGCTGGCGGCGAAATGGGCACGGCAACTGCGTTTCTGACCGAACACGCTCCGAAGGGCAAAAAAGCGTACTACTCCAGCTGGATTCAGACGAGCATCGGGTTCGCGGTGCTACTCGGCGCGTGTTTCGGTACCGGCATTACGCTTGGTCTCTCTACTGCGGACATGGAAAGCTGGGGCTGGCGTATCCCGTTTCTCTCAGGCCTGCTCATCGGACCTATCGGCTTCTTCATCCGTCGAAATCTGGACGAGACGCCGGTTTTCCTGGACGCGGAGAAGTCGAAGACGCCGCTCTCTGATGTGCTGCGCGACTATCCCTGGCAAGCCTTCGCGAGCTTCGCAATGGTCGTGCTGTGGACGGTGTGTATCTATGTGATTCTTTTCTACATGCCGACTTTCTCGGTCAAGGTCCTGAAGCTTCCGCAATCGGCATCGTTCATCGCTGCAATGGTCGGCGGCAGTGTCATCACCGTCTGCTCACCGTTCACTGGCTGGTATTCGGATAAGGTCGGCCGCAAGTGGCTGTTGGGCGGCGCATCAGCAGCAATGCTCGTCCTCGCGTGGCCGCTGTTCGCCCTGATTGTGAAGTCGCCGTCGGTCGCGACGCTCTGCGTGTTTCAGGCAGTCTTCGGCGTACTCATCGCGATTTATACCGGTCCCATTCTGGCCGCGTTGTCGGAAACGTTCCCCACCAAGGTGCTTTCGACTGGCCTTTCAGTCGCCTACAATCTCGCGGTCATGACGTTTGGCGGCTTCGCCTCCCTTATCTTGACGTGGCTCATCAGCACAACGGGAACGCCGATGGCACCGGCCATTTACGTTATCTTCGCCGCCGCGTTCAGCCTGCTCGGCGTTCTGTTCGGTTACCGACAGCCCAACGAGGTTTAA